From the genome of Miscanthus floridulus cultivar M001 chromosome 10, ASM1932011v1, whole genome shotgun sequence, one region includes:
- the LOC136487935 gene encoding GDSL esterase/lipase At5g03610-like, with amino-acid sequence MRKTLLVVCFLLILTAGSRHVECRRHRERRRKDYTLFVFGDSFVDAGNLPKSSGRSRVSRGWYYPYGSSDSSHGNQATGRLSDGLVQSDFLAQMLGMDESPPVFSTLRTRAEVENGINFAVPFSGVMNGRQEQQLSLREQISQFGEFVDHGSVDDKQLENSVALLSVSNGHDYSHVSDTTSDRQLDAYIDDVTDGIVEGVKRLQEIGVSKVLVNSMPPLGCSPWRARQSVGYAQCDGAGNTLATTHNRLLRRKLDGLEDVHVLDLYNAFNSLARSMSGSTPCCDTSDHNAYCGQLDGNGRAQYTVCASPGDSFYWDNENPTQAGWEAVMDRLQANIQDFLAA; translated from the exons ATGAGGAAAACCCTTTTGGTTGTGtgcttcctcctcatcctcaccgCAGGTAGCCGCCACGTTGAGTGCCGGCGCCACCGTGAACGGCGGCGGAAGGACTACACGCTCTTCGTCTTCGGCGATTCCTTCGTCGATGCCGGCAACCTCCCTAAATCATCAGGGAGGAGTAGAGTGTCGCGTGGGTGGTACTACCCCTACGGGAGCTCTGACTCGTCCCATGGCAACCAAGCAACCGGCCGCCTCTCCGACGGTCTAGTGCAGTCGGATTTCCTGG CACAGATGCTGGGGATGGATGAGTCCCCTCCGGTGTTCAGCACCCTACGCACCAGGGCTGAGGTTGAGAATGGCATCAACTTCGCCGTGCCCTTCTCCGGCGTCATGAACGGGCGACAGGAGCAGCAGCTGTCCCTGCGCGAGCAGATCAGCCAGTTTGGTGAATTTGTGGATCACGGATCCGTCGACGACAAGCAGCTAGAGAATTCAGTCGCGCTTCTGTCCGTCTCCAACGGCCACGACTACTCGCACGTCAGCGACACCACCAGCGACCGccaa CTCGAcgcctacatcgacgacgtgaCAGACGGCATCGTCGAGGGCGTCAAAAGGCTACAGGAGATCGGTGTGTCCAAGGTGCTGGTGAACTCCATGCCCCCGCTTGGCTGCTCGCCATGGCGCGCCAGGCAGTCCGTCGGCTACGCGCAGTGTGACGGTGCCGGCAACACGCTCGCCACCACCCACAACAGGCTTCTCAGGCGCAAGCTGGATGGGCTGGAAGACGTCCACGTCCTCGACCTCTACAACGCCTTCAACAGCCTTGCCCGATCCATGTCCG GCTCCACGCCGTGCTGTGACACCTCCGACCACAACGCCTACTGTGGCCAGCTCGACGGCAACGGCAGAGCTCAGTACACCGTCTGCGCCAGCCCCGGCGACTCCTTCTACTGGGACAACGAGAACCCTACCCAAGCTGGATGGGAGGCCGTAATGGATCGACTGCAAGCAAACATCCAGGACTTCCTGGCCGCCTAG